From bacterium, the proteins below share one genomic window:
- a CDS encoding transporter has protein sequence MDSKIRWSGLRRSASALVCLAAIAASPASAGSSPSGHAPIGVMGDHTHAKGEFMFSYRYMRMGMDGLRDEDERISGDKVLDDFMVTPTSMDMDMHMFGAMYAPVDRLTLMVMVPYIEMEMEHRTGTGVRFTTRTEGVGDVRAGGLIDLWSSGGAHANGGAHAAGHKLIANVMFSFPSGSITEEDRTPAMMGARVRLPFPMQIGSGTYDFLPGLTYTGRDGQIAWGAQGRGEIRLNENHGEYRQGNEYALTAWGAYDWNRWISTSLRAEWQHSLNFRGSAQAVGPMPTIPTKDPGRRAFQRLDFLAGVNLIVPEGPLSGLRFAVEAGVPAYQYLDGPGLETDFVATVGVQYAIH, from the coding sequence ATGGATTCGAAGATTCGATGGAGCGGCCTGCGCCGCTCCGCATCCGCGCTCGTCTGCCTGGCGGCGATCGCGGCGTCACCGGCCTCGGCGGGCAGCAGCCCGTCGGGTCACGCGCCGATCGGCGTGATGGGCGACCACACCCACGCGAAGGGAGAGTTCATGTTCTCCTATCGCTACATGCGCATGGGCATGGACGGACTGCGCGACGAGGACGAGCGCATCTCCGGCGACAAGGTCCTCGATGACTTCATGGTCACGCCGACGAGCATGGACATGGACATGCACATGTTCGGCGCGATGTACGCGCCGGTCGACCGTCTGACCCTGATGGTGATGGTCCCGTACATCGAGATGGAGATGGAGCATCGTACCGGCACGGGCGTGCGCTTCACGACGCGGACCGAGGGCGTCGGTGACGTCCGCGCCGGGGGCCTGATCGACCTCTGGTCGAGCGGGGGCGCGCACGCGAACGGTGGCGCCCACGCGGCGGGCCACAAGCTGATTGCGAACGTGATGTTCTCGTTCCCGTCGGGCTCGATCACCGAAGAGGATCGGACGCCGGCGATGATGGGGGCGCGCGTGCGTCTTCCCTTCCCGATGCAGATCGGCTCGGGCACCTACGACTTCCTGCCCGGCCTGACCTATACGGGGCGCGACGGGCAGATCGCGTGGGGTGCGCAGGGGCGGGGCGAGATCCGCTTGAACGAGAACCACGGCGAGTATCGACAGGGCAACGAGTATGCCCTGACGGCGTGGGGGGCCTACGACTGGAATCGCTGGATCTCGACGAGCCTGCGCGCCGAGTGGCAGCACTCGCTCAACTTCCGAGGCAGCGCTCAGGCGGTCGGGCCGATGCCGACGATCCCGACCAAGGATCCGGGGCGACGCGCGTTCCAGCGCCTCGACTTCCTGGCCGGAGTGAACCTGATCGTGCCGGAAGGACCACTCTCGGGCCTCCGGTTCGCCGTCGAGGCGGGCGTGCCCGCCTACCAGTATCTCGACGGGCCGGGTCTCGAGACCGATTTCGTGGCCACGGTCGGCGTCCAGTACGCCATTCACTGA
- a CDS encoding S8 family serine peptidase, translated as MRKGFHKPAIALAIGSLIGLGVALGLPLALEAGASGPMAVPAPLATAPPPDVLAAAETPPNPPVERADPTPRPEAGASARPRSAGGATEDASPTSDDTPPLRTRLERAIARAASERAFTIHPAIVETVLERGDVRILFPIDVDDHAATRTALAPTTRGDLRFFPLLGQGAARVDGEQLVLLIESGLLPAIDLDAIHRPSLATTIPLIRADAAHLAGDDGAGRVVAVLDTGVDTAHEMFAGRIVEEACFALLGTCPDDSSSMTGPGAAVPCTGPGCGHGTSVAGIAVGRSADDSLVGVAPGAQLIAIQVFSELPAGDIGAYTSDIVAGLQHVLGLSITLDVDAVNLSLGGTTYGSVDACEAGSASATSAVGRLRDAGIVTVAAGGNDGLVDALTSPACIGQVIGVGATTLADDVPGFSNSIDLLTMLAPGSSIESAANGGGTSRVGGTSMAAPHVAGAIAVLRQRHPAATPAEIENALVLSGTPVYDPRGDVTLPRLDVQGASDLLAAAAAAVGSGSSGGASGPSSASDGGGGGGACGLVGLEPFLVVGAIRLLRRRRDPAAALRGRG; from the coding sequence ATGCGCAAGGGCTTCCACAAACCGGCAATCGCGCTGGCCATCGGCTCGCTGATCGGCCTCGGCGTCGCGCTCGGCCTTCCGTTGGCTCTCGAGGCGGGGGCCTCCGGCCCGATGGCGGTTCCGGCGCCGCTTGCGACCGCACCGCCCCCTGACGTGCTGGCGGCGGCCGAGACACCGCCGAATCCGCCGGTCGAGCGCGCAGATCCCACCCCCCGCCCGGAGGCCGGAGCCTCCGCTCGACCGCGCTCCGCCGGCGGGGCCACGGAGGACGCCTCCCCGACGAGCGACGACACCCCGCCTCTGCGCACGCGGCTCGAGCGCGCGATCGCGCGCGCTGCGTCCGAGCGCGCCTTCACGATCCATCCGGCGATCGTCGAGACCGTGCTCGAGCGCGGGGACGTCCGCATCCTCTTCCCGATCGACGTCGACGATCACGCCGCGACGCGGACCGCCCTCGCGCCGACGACCCGCGGCGATCTCCGCTTCTTCCCCCTGCTCGGACAGGGGGCCGCCCGGGTCGACGGCGAACAGCTCGTGCTGCTGATCGAGTCGGGTCTGCTGCCCGCGATCGACCTCGACGCGATCCACCGCCCCAGCCTCGCGACGACGATCCCGCTGATCCGCGCGGACGCGGCCCACCTCGCAGGCGACGACGGAGCCGGCCGCGTGGTCGCCGTGCTCGACACCGGTGTCGACACCGCCCACGAGATGTTCGCCGGGCGCATCGTCGAAGAAGCCTGCTTCGCATTGCTCGGCACCTGCCCCGACGACTCTTCGTCGATGACCGGCCCCGGCGCCGCCGTCCCCTGCACCGGCCCCGGTTGTGGCCACGGAACGAGCGTCGCCGGGATCGCCGTCGGTCGAAGCGCCGACGACAGCCTGGTCGGTGTGGCCCCCGGCGCGCAGCTGATCGCGATCCAGGTCTTCAGCGAGCTCCCCGCCGGCGACATCGGCGCCTACACCTCGGACATCGTCGCGGGCCTCCAGCACGTGCTGGGGCTCTCGATCACCCTCGACGTCGATGCGGTGAACCTCTCCCTCGGCGGCACGACCTACGGCTCCGTGGACGCCTGCGAGGCCGGATCCGCGTCGGCCACCTCGGCCGTCGGGCGACTGCGGGACGCCGGGATCGTCACGGTCGCCGCAGGAGGCAACGACGGCCTGGTCGACGCGCTCACCAGCCCGGCCTGCATCGGCCAGGTGATCGGCGTCGGCGCGACGACCCTCGCCGACGACGTTCCCGGCTTCTCCAACTCCATCGACCTGCTGACGATGCTGGCTCCGGGCTCATCGATCGAGTCCGCCGCGAACGGCGGGGGGACGAGCAGGGTCGGCGGCACGTCGATGGCCGCCCCGCACGTGGCCGGAGCCATCGCCGTCCTGCGACAGCGGCATCCAGCGGCGACCCCGGCCGAGATCGAGAACGCGCTCGTGCTCTCGGGGACGCCCGTCTACGACCCGCGTGGCGACGTCACGCTGCCGCGCCTGGACGTGCAGGGCGCGAGCGACCTGCTGGCCGCGGCCGCCGCGGCGGTCGGCTCCGGCAGCAGCGGTGGCGCGAGCGGTCCCTCGTCCGCCAGCGACGGTGGAGGCGGAGGCGGCGCCTGTGGACTCGTCGGGCTCGAGCCGTTCCTCGTGGTCGGTGCGATCCGTCTGCTGCGCCGACGGCGCGACCCGGCCGCTGCGCTCCGGGGTCGCGGCTAG
- a CDS encoding ECF-type sigma factor, which yields MAKEGTGEVTGLLRVAGEDANMADRLWELVYPELRRRAANLVRNERSDHTLSATAVVNEAFVRLSTRMAHEWEDRSHFYNTASGIMRHVLIDHARSHRADKRGGGAAKQELDESVFPSVQADDEGFQIAERALERLAEEHERAALVVTLKVFGGLTIPEIAAEVKVAERTVKNDWALARDLLGEFLSQ from the coding sequence ATGGCGAAAGAAGGCACCGGCGAGGTCACCGGCCTCCTGCGCGTCGCGGGCGAAGACGCGAACATGGCCGACCGACTCTGGGAGCTCGTCTACCCGGAGCTCCGGCGACGTGCCGCGAATCTCGTCCGGAACGAGCGAAGCGACCACACGCTCTCCGCGACCGCCGTCGTGAACGAAGCGTTCGTGCGCCTATCGACGCGCATGGCGCACGAGTGGGAGGACCGCTCCCACTTCTACAACACGGCGTCGGGGATCATGCGCCACGTCCTGATCGACCACGCCCGGAGCCACCGCGCGGACAAGCGCGGCGGCGGCGCGGCGAAGCAGGAGCTCGACGAGTCGGTCTTTCCATCGGTTCAGGCGGACGACGAGGGCTTCCAGATCGCCGAGCGCGCCCTCGAGCGGCTCGCCGAGGAGCACGAACGCGCGGCCCTCGTCGTCACGCTCAAGGTCTTCGGCGGCCTGACGATCCCGGAGATCGCCGCCGAAGTGAAGGTCGCCGAGCGCACCGTCAAGAACGACTGGGCGCTCGCTAGAGACCTTCTCGGAGAGTTTCTGTCGCAGTAG
- a CDS encoding aldehyde dehydrogenase family protein — MTALAPSYPYFLANRPEAPNQDLEVLDKYSGEVATRVALADDAAIDRGIAAAVAAAEPMAAMAAYERQAVLDHCVRRFQERFEELAVALCIEAGKPIKDARGEVGRLIDTFRIASEESVRIGGEVMPLDISPRARGYSGAWKRVPIGPCSFISPFNFPLNLAAHKVAPALAVGCPFVLKPASLTPIGALVIGEVLAETDLPEGAFSILPCSRDGAARFTEDDRLKLLSFTGSPGVGWDLKARAGKKPVVLELGGNAAVIVDEDADVDDAIERIVFGAFYQSGQSCIGVQRILVHESLYERLRDQLVEKTKALPMGDPKEEATFIGPMISEKEATRLHGWVESAVAAGATLLCGGGREGAMLEATLLEGVPANEDVVCQEAFGPVAILSPFSDFDTALAQVNDSVFGLQAGIFTRDLYKAQKAWDVLDVGGVVIGDVPSWRVDHMPYGGVKESGLGREGVKFAIEDMTEVRMMVIRTPQA; from the coding sequence ATGACCGCGCTGGCCCCGTCCTATCCGTACTTCCTGGCGAACCGGCCCGAGGCCCCGAACCAGGACCTCGAGGTCCTCGACAAGTACAGCGGCGAGGTCGCGACGCGGGTCGCGCTGGCCGACGATGCGGCGATCGACCGCGGGATCGCGGCGGCGGTCGCGGCGGCGGAGCCGATGGCGGCGATGGCGGCCTACGAGCGGCAGGCCGTTCTCGACCACTGCGTCCGGCGCTTCCAGGAGCGTTTCGAGGAACTCGCCGTGGCGCTCTGCATCGAGGCCGGCAAGCCGATCAAGGACGCTCGCGGCGAGGTCGGTCGGCTGATCGATACGTTCCGGATCGCGTCGGAGGAGTCCGTCCGGATCGGCGGCGAGGTCATGCCCCTCGACATCAGCCCCCGCGCTCGGGGCTACAGCGGCGCCTGGAAACGCGTTCCGATCGGTCCCTGCTCGTTCATCTCGCCCTTCAACTTCCCGCTCAACCTGGCGGCCCACAAGGTCGCGCCGGCCCTGGCCGTCGGTTGTCCCTTCGTTTTGAAGCCGGCGAGCCTGACGCCGATCGGGGCCCTCGTGATCGGGGAGGTGCTCGCCGAGACCGACCTTCCGGAGGGCGCGTTCTCGATCCTCCCCTGCTCGCGGGACGGCGCGGCACGCTTCACCGAGGACGACCGACTGAAGCTCCTCTCGTTCACCGGATCGCCAGGGGTCGGTTGGGATCTGAAGGCGCGTGCCGGCAAGAAGCCCGTCGTGCTCGAGCTCGGTGGCAACGCCGCGGTGATCGTCGACGAGGATGCCGACGTCGACGACGCGATCGAGCGCATCGTCTTCGGCGCCTTCTATCAGAGCGGCCAGAGCTGCATCGGCGTCCAGCGCATCCTCGTGCACGAGTCGCTCTATGAGCGCCTGCGCGACCAGCTCGTCGAGAAGACGAAGGCGCTGCCGATGGGCGATCCGAAGGAGGAGGCGACCTTCATCGGGCCGATGATCTCCGAGAAGGAGGCGACGCGCCTGCACGGTTGGGTCGAGAGCGCCGTGGCCGCGGGGGCGACGCTCCTTTGCGGGGGCGGACGGGAAGGCGCGATGCTCGAGGCGACGCTCCTCGAGGGCGTGCCGGCCAACGAGGACGTCGTCTGCCAGGAAGCCTTCGGTCCGGTCGCGATCCTGTCGCCCTTCTCGGATTTCGACACCGCGCTCGCCCAGGTGAACGACTCGGTCTTCGGCCTCCAGGCGGGCATCTTCACTCGCGACCTCTACAAGGCGCAGAAGGCCTGGGACGTGCTCGACGTCGGCGGGGTCGTGATCGGGGACGTGCCGTCCTGGCGCGTCGACCACATGCCCTACGGCGGCGTGAAGGAGAGCGGCCTCGGTCGAGAGGGCGTGAAGTTCGCGATCGAAGACATGACGGAAGTCCGGATGATGGTGATCCGGACGCCGCAGGCCTAG
- a CDS encoding HDOD domain-containing protein: MSVDPLEIGDEGLGTHGAEQFADAAIAGAHALVERDPDQERWVTPLVRAIKRKRLRLPSLSPTTHRVVRLIEQADVDLDELAEAVNGDPVLATRIMGVANSSYFRGATEVPNVREALMRMGVREARTLVVVVALRSTLLRSPGLGEKAQDLWRHSLLTASATQEITQEIPPWETTGFLAGLLHDLGQLVVLAFVAELPAWQDDGASPSESNVDAILGATHAALGAMVLASWGFPVAFCEAVLRHHEPEGIEGEALCLARAMELGHVLARGIAEGLTESAEDLDEALLAKGEQLGLDAARLLDIAEEAEANLEALSKLT, encoded by the coding sequence ATGTCGGTCGATCCGCTCGAAATAGGAGACGAAGGGCTCGGGACCCACGGCGCGGAGCAGTTCGCGGACGCGGCGATCGCCGGTGCGCATGCGCTGGTGGAGCGGGATCCGGATCAGGAGCGCTGGGTCACGCCGCTCGTGCGCGCGATCAAGCGAAAGCGGCTGAGGCTTCCCTCGCTCTCGCCGACGACCCATCGCGTGGTGCGGCTGATCGAGCAGGCCGACGTCGATCTCGACGAGCTCGCGGAGGCCGTCAATGGCGACCCCGTCCTCGCGACCCGGATCATGGGCGTGGCCAACAGCTCGTACTTCCGCGGCGCGACCGAGGTGCCGAACGTACGCGAGGCGCTCATGCGCATGGGCGTCCGCGAGGCACGGACGCTGGTCGTGGTGGTGGCGCTTCGTTCGACGTTGCTCCGTTCGCCGGGACTGGGCGAGAAGGCCCAGGATCTCTGGCGTCACTCGCTGTTGACCGCGAGCGCGACGCAGGAGATCACGCAGGAGATCCCGCCGTGGGAGACGACGGGGTTCCTCGCGGGCCTCCTCCACGATCTCGGGCAGCTGGTCGTGCTCGCCTTCGTCGCGGAGTTGCCGGCCTGGCAGGACGACGGGGCCTCGCCCTCCGAGTCGAACGTCGATGCGATCCTCGGCGCGACCCACGCGGCGCTCGGCGCCATGGTGCTCGCTTCCTGGGGCTTCCCGGTCGCCTTCTGCGAGGCCGTTCTCCGTCATCACGAGCCGGAAGGCATCGAGGGGGAAGCGCTCTGCCTCGCTCGGGCGATGGAGCTCGGGCACGTGCTCGCGCGAGGGATCGCCGAGGGACTCACCGAGAGCGCTGAAGACCTCGACGAGGCGCTCCTCGCCAAGGGCGAGCAGCTCGGTCTCGACGCGGCTCGCCTCCTCGACATCGCCGAGGAAGCCGAGGCCAACCTCGAGGCCCTGTCGAAGCTCACCTGA
- a CDS encoding SDR family oxidoreductase — MTVNVNVSDLFSIEGKVALVTGGGSGIGWMIAEGYARAGVKVYIASRKEAELQARIAELGDGGDVTAIVADLSTEEGCNALGDEIEARENGKLDILVNNAGANWGEPFETFPESAWDRVLNVNVKGVFSLTRRLTNALEAAATHDDPSRVINIGSIDGLTVPALETFSYSASKAAVHHLSRVLAKKLSSKKITVNAVAPGPFQSRMMKATLENAGDAINKMVPLGRIGNPEDMAGIAIFLASRAGQYVSGTVIPVDGGISGCR, encoded by the coding sequence GTGACCGTGAATGTGAATGTTTCCGACCTGTTCTCGATCGAAGGCAAGGTGGCGCTCGTGACCGGCGGGGGCAGCGGGATCGGTTGGATGATCGCCGAGGGCTACGCCCGCGCCGGCGTGAAGGTCTACATCGCCTCCCGCAAGGAGGCGGAGCTCCAGGCGCGGATCGCCGAGCTCGGCGACGGTGGCGACGTGACCGCGATCGTCGCGGATCTCTCGACCGAAGAAGGCTGCAACGCCCTCGGCGACGAGATCGAAGCCCGGGAGAACGGGAAGCTCGACATCCTCGTGAACAACGCGGGCGCCAACTGGGGCGAGCCCTTCGAAACCTTCCCCGAATCCGCCTGGGACCGGGTGCTGAACGTGAACGTGAAGGGCGTCTTCTCGTTGACCCGTCGGCTCACGAATGCCCTCGAAGCGGCGGCGACCCACGATGATCCGTCTCGCGTGATCAACATCGGTTCGATCGACGGCCTGACCGTCCCCGCGCTCGAGACCTTCTCCTACTCGGCGAGCAAGGCCGCGGTCCATCACCTGTCGAGGGTCCTCGCGAAGAAGCTCTCGTCGAAGAAGATCACGGTCAATGCGGTCGCGCCCGGTCCCTTCCAGAGCCGCATGATGAAGGCGACCCTCGAGAACGCCGGCGACGCGATCAACAAGATGGTGCCGCTCGGTCGGATCGGGAATCCCGAAGACATGGCCGGCATCGCGATCTTCCTCGCGTCCCGCGCGGGCCAGTACGTGAGCGGGACCGTGATCCCGGTCGACGGCGGGATCAGCGGGTGCCGCTGA
- a CDS encoding trypsin-like peptidase domain-containing protein: MPSPLPSAAPRCLPRRLRDGRRALGGVLGVVGGAVLGVVLIAAQAGAVLIATGDGTGNTTPPSGDPGFGNVGVTDTSLSAVYVRNGWVLTANHVGERPVTFAGVTYAPIAGSSVRFRNPDETLADLRAFKLQSRPPLPDLAIADQAPTVNQLVTMIGHGRDRGAATTFMDIDGWVWLGSRSVRWGTNRISDVDLVNLNTRSYATSFDDLNRPPSGQHEADIVNGDSGGAAFVGSGSSAELAGILFARAAFLDQPSGTSIYGNLGLIADLFAYRSDIVAVIDQPDCDDGLDDDGDGLVDYPADPGCSSPTDDSEREPTLACDNELDDDGDGTIDLLDPGCASPGDPDERGPLYECDNGADDDLNGSADFPDDPGCLHPENLYELPEPGFGLPLAFGALSLAALSPAARRRRAERYWSRSTR, translated from the coding sequence ATGCCGTCCCCCCTGCCCTCCGCCGCGCCGCGCTGCCTGCCCCGTCGCCTCCGCGACGGGCGGCGTGCGCTCGGGGGGGTCCTGGGCGTGGTCGGGGGCGCGGTCCTGGGCGTCGTGCTGATCGCGGCTCAGGCGGGTGCGGTCCTGATCGCGACGGGAGACGGGACGGGCAACACCACGCCGCCCTCCGGCGATCCGGGATTCGGGAACGTCGGCGTGACGGATACTTCGCTCTCGGCCGTCTACGTGCGCAACGGCTGGGTCCTCACGGCGAACCACGTCGGCGAGCGGCCCGTGACCTTCGCGGGCGTCACCTACGCTCCGATCGCGGGGTCGAGCGTCCGATTCCGGAACCCGGACGAGACCCTCGCCGATCTGCGGGCCTTCAAGCTCCAGTCGCGCCCGCCGCTCCCGGATCTCGCGATCGCAGATCAGGCGCCCACGGTCAACCAGCTCGTGACGATGATCGGCCACGGTCGCGATCGTGGCGCGGCAACGACGTTCATGGACATCGACGGTTGGGTATGGCTCGGCTCGCGTTCGGTCCGGTGGGGCACCAACCGCATCAGCGACGTCGACCTGGTCAATCTGAACACCCGGTCCTACGCGACGAGCTTCGACGATCTCAACCGTCCCCCGTCCGGCCAGCACGAAGCGGACATCGTGAACGGCGACTCCGGCGGCGCCGCCTTCGTCGGCTCGGGCTCGAGTGCCGAGCTCGCCGGGATCCTCTTCGCTCGCGCCGCGTTCCTCGACCAGCCGTCGGGCACGTCCATCTACGGCAACCTCGGCCTGATCGCCGATCTCTTCGCCTACCGGAGCGACATCGTCGCCGTCATCGATCAGCCCGACTGCGACGACGGCCTCGACGACGACGGCGACGGCCTGGTCGACTACCCGGCGGATCCCGGCTGCTCGAGTCCGACCGACGACAGCGAGCGCGAGCCGACCCTCGCCTGCGACAACGAGCTCGACGACGACGGCGACGGGACGATCGACCTTCTCGATCCCGGCTGCGCGTCCCCGGGCGATCCCGACGAACGCGGCCCACTCTACGAGTGCGACAACGGAGCGGACGACGACCTGAACGGCTCCGCCGACTTCCCGGACGACCCGGGCTGCCTCCACCCGGAGAACCTCTACGAGCTGCCGGAGCCGGGGTTCGGCCTGCCCCTCGCCTTCGGCGCGCTCTCCCTGGCCGCCCTCTCCCCTGCCGCGAGAAGGCGACGCGCCGAGCGCTACTGGAGCAGATCCACGCGATAG
- a CDS encoding aldo/keto reductase: MSDAAAESGGLLPGRATLAGTRRYVDRITARRREAGRPTAEDHFARPDELWLSSLSLGTLRGDPGGIDDLLYRSVVGDLLEGGVNVFNTALSDRMQTSERAIGHALRRAIAEGVAARDEVVVVTKGGALTPEPERAGSYTSAQRDLYSTYIDSGIVSPDDVYRGHSIDPGFLLDQIERSRRNLGLEILDYYLIQEPEVHLKDRGVDGFGDALKAAFEALEEAVSRGWIGAYGLCTWEGFLVPDTDRNHLGIVEVFEAALDVGQSDHHLRAIQLPYGLAMGEGVALDSQLGPDGHSRAILDSLRETGTAVFASAPLYGGRLIGRVPEFVMRALPETPGQALSALQFARSTANVTSVVVGMREAAHVEENLQLVGIPRADPRIPAELFAVAARGRDALA; encoded by the coding sequence ATGTCCGACGCTGCAGCCGAATCCGGGGGGCTCCTGCCCGGCCGAGCCACCCTCGCCGGCACCCGGCGCTACGTCGACCGGATCACGGCCCGACGCCGCGAAGCGGGCCGGCCGACGGCGGAGGATCACTTCGCGCGACCCGACGAGCTCTGGCTCTCCTCGCTCTCCCTCGGCACGCTCCGCGGGGATCCCGGCGGAATCGACGACCTGCTCTATCGCAGCGTCGTCGGGGATCTCCTCGAAGGCGGCGTCAACGTCTTCAACACGGCGCTCTCCGACCGGATGCAGACCAGCGAGCGGGCGATCGGCCATGCCCTCCGCCGCGCGATCGCCGAAGGCGTCGCAGCGCGGGACGAGGTCGTCGTGGTCACCAAGGGCGGCGCGCTCACCCCGGAGCCCGAACGCGCCGGCAGCTACACGTCCGCCCAACGCGACCTCTACAGCACCTACATCGACAGCGGCATCGTCTCGCCCGACGACGTCTACCGAGGCCACTCGATCGACCCGGGCTTCCTCCTCGACCAGATCGAACGCAGTCGGCGCAACCTCGGGCTCGAGATCCTCGACTACTACCTGATCCAGGAGCCCGAGGTCCATCTCAAGGATCGCGGCGTCGATGGCTTCGGGGACGCGCTCAAGGCGGCCTTCGAAGCCCTCGAAGAGGCGGTCTCGCGCGGCTGGATCGGCGCGTACGGCCTGTGTACGTGGGAGGGCTTCCTCGTCCCCGACACCGACCGGAACCACCTCGGAATCGTCGAGGTGTTCGAGGCGGCCCTCGACGTCGGCCAGTCCGACCACCACCTGCGCGCGATCCAGCTCCCCTACGGCCTCGCCATGGGCGAAGGCGTCGCCCTCGACAGCCAGCTCGGCCCCGATGGCCACAGCCGCGCGATCCTCGACAGCCTGCGCGAAACCGGGACCGCCGTCTTCGCGAGCGCGCCGCTCTACGGCGGCCGACTGATCGGACGCGTGCCCGAGTTCGTGATGCGCGCGCTACCCGAAACGCCGGGGCAGGCGCTGTCGGCGCTGCAGTTCGCCCGGAGCACCGCCAACGTCACCTCGGTGGTCGTCGGCATGCGCGAAGCGGCCCACGTGGAAGAGAATCTGCAGCTGGTCGGCATCCCGCGTGCGGATCCGCGCATCCCCGCGGAGCTCTTCGCCGTGGCCGCCCGCGGTCGCGACGCGTTGGCGTAG
- the fghA gene encoding S-formylglutathione hydrolase produces the protein MATPTTTSETRCFGGVQKTIQHASEATGTDMNVSIFLPPQAADGPVPVLYYLSGLTCTEENVTVKAGAQRDAAKAGLALVMPDTSPRGLDLPGEHDDWDFGSGAGFYVNATEAPWKDHYRMYDYVTEELPALVAASQPIDTSRAAITGHSMGGHGALVIGLRNPDRYASISAFAPIVSPTRCPWGHKALGNYLGSDRASWEAYDASILVAKPHAHEILIDQGLADGFLEEQLKPELFEAACRASGQALTLRRHEGYDHSYFFIATFMPDHVAHAAAALGLR, from the coding sequence ATGGCCACACCCACGACGACGTCCGAGACCCGCTGCTTCGGTGGCGTTCAGAAGACGATCCAGCACGCCTCCGAGGCGACCGGGACGGACATGAACGTCTCGATCTTCCTGCCGCCGCAGGCGGCCGATGGTCCGGTTCCGGTTCTCTACTACCTCTCCGGGCTGACCTGTACGGAGGAGAACGTGACCGTGAAGGCGGGCGCCCAGCGCGACGCGGCGAAGGCAGGTCTCGCCCTCGTGATGCCCGACACGAGCCCGCGCGGACTCGACCTGCCGGGCGAGCACGACGACTGGGATTTCGGGAGCGGCGCGGGCTTCTACGTGAACGCGACGGAAGCGCCGTGGAAGGATCACTACCGGATGTACGATTACGTGACGGAGGAGCTCCCTGCCCTCGTCGCGGCCTCCCAACCGATCGACACGTCGCGCGCCGCGATCACCGGCCATTCGATGGGCGGCCACGGCGCCCTCGTGATCGGGCTGCGCAACCCGGATCGCTACGCGTCGATCTCAGCCTTCGCTCCGATCGTGTCGCCGACGCGCTGTCCCTGGGGCCACAAGGCGCTCGGAAACTATCTCGGGTCCGACCGCGCGAGCTGGGAGGCCTACGACGCGTCGATCCTCGTGGCGAAGCCGCACGCCCACGAGATCCTGATCGACCAGGGACTCGCCGACGGATTCCTCGAGGAGCAGCTCAAGCCGGAGCTCTTCGAGGCGGCCTGCAGAGCGTCGGGGCAAGCGCTCACTCTGCGCCGCCACGAAGGCTACGACCACAGCTACTTCTTCATCGCCACGTTCATGCCCGATCACGTGGCACACGCGGCGGCCGCGCTCGGCCTGCGTTAG
- a CDS encoding NYN domain-containing protein: MSEEPLIAVFVDYENLALGARDSKWRNLDIDLILKRLLEKGRIVYKRAYCDWSQYRSDVRDFHARGIELIDIPRSKMSGKNSADIRMVVDALDLCYSKEHIEVFALLTGDSDFSPLVSKLKENHKRVIGCGVKNSTSGLLMGSCDEFLYYDDLAKAADAKAGKRAEKQKAKPAKKKASKTKAASKSKSDNPINDDGADAIDHMLDVLENLSKDHDAVWGSMIKQALKRVHPDFDETSAGYRNFAELLQDAEREGAVKLEYDERRGNYRVDLLQ; encoded by the coding sequence ATGTCCGAAGAACCGTTGATCGCCGTCTTCGTCGACTACGAGAACCTCGCCCTCGGTGCCCGCGACTCGAAGTGGCGGAATCTCGACATCGACCTGATCCTGAAGCGTCTGCTCGAGAAGGGCCGCATCGTCTACAAGCGCGCCTACTGCGACTGGAGCCAGTACCGAAGCGACGTCCGCGACTTCCACGCGCGCGGCATCGAGCTGATCGACATCCCGCGCTCCAAGATGAGCGGCAAGAACAGCGCGGACATCCGGATGGTCGTGGACGCGCTCGACCTCTGTTACTCGAAGGAGCACATCGAGGTCTTCGCGCTCCTGACCGGCGACAGCGACTTCTCGCCGCTGGTCTCGAAGCTCAAGGAGAATCACAAGCGCGTCATCGGCTGCGGCGTCAAGAACTCGACGTCCGGCCTGCTGATGGGGAGCTGTGACGAGTTCCTCTACTACGACGATCTCGCGAAGGCTGCGGACGCGAAGGCGGGCAAGCGCGCGGAGAAGCAGAAGGCGAAGCCCGCCAAGAAGAAGGCGTCGAAGACGAAGGCCGCTTCGAAGTCGAAGTCGGACAATCCCATCAACGACGACGGGGCGGACGCGATCGATCACATGCTCGACGTGCTCGAGAACCTGTCGAAGGACCACGACGCCGTCTGGGGCTCGATGATCAAGCAGGCGCTCAAGCGCGTGCACCCGGACTTCGACGAGACGAGCGCCGGCTATCGCAACTTCGCCGAGCTGCTCCAGGACGCGGAGCGCGAGGGCGCCGTGAAGCTCGAGTACGACGAGCGACGCGGCAACTATCGCGTGGATCTGCTCCAGTAG